In the genome of Candidatus Reidiella endopervernicosa, one region contains:
- a CDS encoding REP-associated tyrosine transposase has protein sequence MVLYRRNRVDGGSYFFTATLRDRSSELLVRHVDLLRDAFSTTLLKRPFTIDAMVILPDHLHTIWTLPEGESDYPGRWKAIKARFTRTLRQQSRFQSSPWQSRYWEHTIRDNDDWQRHFDYIHYNPVKHGYVTSPLDWPYSSFAKAVRDGLYHEDWGREIPSSIQRMSIE, from the coding sequence ATGGTTCTTTATCGGCGTAACCGCGTTGATGGTGGGAGTTACTTCTTTACCGCCACACTGAGAGATCGATCTTCTGAGCTACTGGTTCGCCATGTCGATCTGTTAAGAGATGCATTTTCAACCACGCTTCTAAAGCGACCCTTTACGATTGATGCCATGGTTATACTCCCTGATCACCTTCACACGATCTGGACATTACCAGAGGGTGAATCGGACTACCCTGGCCGATGGAAGGCGATCAAGGCACGTTTTACACGCACACTTCGGCAACAATCACGCTTCCAATCATCACCCTGGCAATCTCGCTATTGGGAGCACACGATCCGCGATAACGACGATTGGCAACGGCATTTCGATTACATCCACTACAACCCGGTGAAACACGGTTACGTCACCTCACCCCTGGATTGGCCCTATAGCTCATTCGCCAAGGCCGTGCGTGACGGGCTCTATCATGAGGATTGGGGACGAGAGATACCGTCTTCGATTCAAAGAATGTCGATTGAATGA